The proteins below come from a single Paraburkholderia flagellata genomic window:
- the hpaI gene encoding 4-hydroxy-2-oxoheptanedioate aldolase, which produces MFAPANPFKRALAQGRPQIGLWAALADSYVTELLANTGFDWLLIDGEHAPNDLRSTLAQLQAVAPYPTHPIVRPVRNDAAIIKQLLDIGTQTLLVPMIENADEARAAVAATRYPPHGVRGVGSALARASRWNGSAGYLHHAAEELCVLVQVETASALAQLEAIANVEGVDGVFFGPADLSASMGLLGQPGSPQVREAICKGIRAVRAQGKGAGVLAADPVIANEYLEAGATFVAVGSDVSLLARSASELAAKFRQRAARG; this is translated from the coding sequence ATGTTCGCACCCGCCAACCCGTTCAAGCGCGCGCTCGCGCAAGGCCGCCCGCAAATCGGCCTGTGGGCCGCGCTGGCCGACTCGTACGTAACCGAACTGCTTGCGAACACGGGCTTCGACTGGCTGCTGATCGACGGCGAACACGCGCCCAACGATCTGCGCAGCACGCTCGCGCAGCTACAGGCGGTCGCGCCCTACCCCACGCACCCGATCGTGCGGCCCGTGCGCAATGACGCGGCGATCATCAAGCAACTGCTCGACATCGGCACGCAAACGCTGCTCGTGCCGATGATCGAGAACGCCGACGAAGCACGCGCCGCCGTCGCAGCGACGCGCTATCCGCCGCATGGTGTGCGCGGCGTAGGCAGCGCGCTCGCGCGCGCCTCACGCTGGAACGGTTCCGCCGGTTATCTACATCACGCCGCAGAAGAACTGTGCGTGCTGGTCCAGGTGGAAACGGCGAGCGCGCTCGCGCAACTCGAGGCAATCGCGAATGTGGAAGGCGTGGACGGCGTGTTCTTCGGACCCGCTGACTTAAGCGCTTCGATGGGTCTGCTCGGCCAGCCGGGTTCGCCACAGGTGCGCGAAGCGATCTGCAAGGGTATCCGTGCCGTGCGCGCGCAAGGCAAGGGGGCGGGCGTGCTCGCGGCCGATCCGGTCATTGCGAACGAATATCTCGAAGCGGGCGCGACTTTCGTTGCCGTGGGCAGCGACGTGTCGTTGCTCGCGCGCAGCGCAAGCGAACTGGCCGCGAAATTCCGCCAGCGTGCGGCGCGCGGCTAG
- a CDS encoding MarR family winged helix-turn-helix transcriptional regulator, with translation MKYLQDKAFIDAILMAWPYFAAGGNQAGKRMTGKFNIAELFTYRLHVLKKQTDRTMSDAFEAALSLSLTEARLLLSVGAFGSLSVSDLGRVSNLDRSQASRATDVLERKGLLVKTSNEADARGVLVALTAQGRSTYRRAATISKATNDAILATLSEHEREVLATVLAKLVASTEEGE, from the coding sequence ATGAAATACCTTCAGGACAAGGCTTTCATCGATGCTATCCTGATGGCGTGGCCGTATTTCGCGGCCGGTGGAAACCAGGCGGGAAAACGAATGACGGGGAAGTTCAACATCGCGGAGCTGTTCACGTACCGGCTCCATGTGCTCAAGAAGCAGACCGACCGCACGATGAGCGACGCGTTCGAGGCAGCGCTGTCGCTGTCGCTCACGGAGGCGCGACTGCTGCTCAGCGTGGGGGCGTTCGGCTCGTTGTCGGTGTCGGATCTCGGGCGCGTGTCGAATCTCGATCGCAGTCAGGCGAGCCGTGCCACCGACGTGCTCGAACGCAAAGGCCTGCTAGTCAAGACCTCGAACGAGGCGGACGCACGCGGCGTGCTCGTGGCGCTCACCGCGCAGGGGCGCAGCACTTACCGGCGCGCCGCGACGATCTCGAAGGCGACAAACGACGCGATTCTCGCCACCTTGAGCGAGCACGAGCGCGAAGTACTGGCCACCGTGTTAGCGAAGCTCGTGGCGAGCACAGAAGAGGGCGAATGA
- a CDS encoding class II aldolase/adducin family protein: MNENIQRTRPEWCDPTEWEARVQLAAVYRVFHLMGWTELIFNHITLRVPGPQKHFLINPFGLTYDEIKASNLVKIDLDGNILSPSEYPINPAGFVIHSAIHANVEDAHCVMHTHTTAGLAVACMEGGLAYTNFYSAQLHDMVAYHDFEGITVHAEEKTRILKSMGDKRLLILRNHGLLSHGVTLAHAFALLWTLNRACEVQVVTDSMRGQTLPIAPAIAERSTRDALQFSPAHGAGQNVLDALVRRVTRIDPSYQE; the protein is encoded by the coding sequence ATGAATGAAAACATCCAGCGCACGCGTCCCGAATGGTGCGACCCCACGGAATGGGAAGCGCGTGTGCAGCTAGCCGCCGTCTATCGCGTGTTTCATCTCATGGGCTGGACCGAGCTGATCTTCAATCACATTACGCTGCGCGTGCCGGGGCCGCAAAAACATTTCCTCATCAACCCGTTCGGGCTCACGTATGACGAAATCAAGGCCTCGAATCTCGTCAAGATCGATCTCGACGGCAATATCCTGAGTCCGAGCGAGTATCCGATCAACCCGGCCGGCTTCGTGATCCACAGCGCGATTCATGCAAACGTGGAAGACGCGCATTGCGTCATGCACACGCACACCACGGCAGGGCTCGCGGTGGCATGCATGGAAGGCGGCCTTGCGTATACGAACTTCTATTCGGCGCAGTTGCACGACATGGTCGCGTATCACGACTTCGAAGGCATCACCGTGCACGCCGAAGAAAAAACGCGCATTCTGAAGTCGATGGGCGACAAGCGGCTGCTCATCCTGCGCAATCACGGGCTGCTCTCGCACGGCGTGACCCTCGCGCACGCATTTGCGCTGCTGTGGACGCTCAACCGCGCGTGCGAAGTGCAGGTCGTGACCGATTCCATGCGCGGTCAGACGCTGCCGATCGCGCCCGCCATTGCCGAGCGCTCGACGCGCGACGCGTTGCAGTTCTCGCCCGCACATGGCGCGGGCCAGAACGTGCTCGACGCGCTGGTCCGTCGTGTCACGCGCATCGACCCCTCATATCAGGAGTGA
- a CDS encoding 2-dehydropantoate 2-reductase — protein sequence MNTPNQKITVVGGGAIGGLIAARLARAGCAVNLLARGAHLEAIRRDGLTIVEADTRYTQALNATSDAASLGTQDLIFICLKGQALAQSAASLAPLVGPHTHIVSAMNGVPWWFLHGFGGAHANGRLEAVDPGGVVSAALPPAQASGCVVHLSSSIAGPGVIRKGGGNHLIVGEGSAHMAARAQEARDLLAQAGFEVAKAAPIQSDIWAKLWGNMTMNPISALTRSSADVILDDPLTAQLVSAVMAEARAIGEALGIRLAMTIEERNAITRKLGAFKTSMLQDVEAGRSLEVEALVGAPYELAQRVGIAAPSLGMLYGLARQLDSNLEAAREAR from the coding sequence TTGAACACCCCGAATCAAAAGATCACCGTCGTCGGCGGCGGTGCGATCGGCGGCCTGATCGCGGCACGTCTTGCGCGCGCGGGCTGCGCCGTGAATCTGCTCGCGCGCGGCGCGCATCTGGAAGCGATTCGCCGCGACGGTCTCACGATCGTTGAAGCCGACACACGTTATACGCAAGCCCTGAACGCCACCAGCGACGCCGCCTCGCTCGGCACGCAAGACCTCATCTTCATTTGCCTCAAGGGTCAGGCGCTCGCGCAGTCGGCGGCTTCGCTCGCGCCGCTCGTGGGTCCGCACACGCATATCGTCTCGGCAATGAACGGCGTGCCCTGGTGGTTCCTCCACGGATTCGGCGGCGCGCACGCAAACGGCCGCCTCGAAGCGGTCGATCCGGGTGGCGTCGTGTCAGCGGCGTTGCCGCCCGCGCAGGCTTCGGGATGTGTCGTCCATCTGTCGTCGTCGATTGCGGGGCCGGGCGTGATCCGCAAGGGCGGCGGCAATCATCTGATCGTCGGTGAAGGCTCAGCGCACATGGCCGCGCGCGCGCAGGAAGCGCGTGATCTGCTTGCGCAGGCTGGCTTCGAGGTCGCGAAAGCCGCACCCATTCAGTCCGATATCTGGGCGAAGCTCTGGGGCAACATGACGATGAACCCGATCAGCGCGCTGACGCGCTCGAGCGCCGACGTGATTCTCGACGACCCGCTCACGGCGCAACTCGTGAGCGCGGTCATGGCCGAAGCGCGCGCGATTGGCGAGGCGCTCGGCATTCGCCTCGCGATGACCATCGAGGAGCGCAACGCGATCACGCGCAAGCTAGGCGCGTTCAAGACCTCGATGCTGCAAGACGTGGAGGCGGGCCGTTCGCTCGAAGTCGAGGCGCTCGTCGGCGCGCCGTATGAACTGGCGCAGCGCGTGGGTATCGCGGCACCGTCGCTCGGCATGCTTTATGGCCTTGCGCGCCAACTCGACTCGAATCTCGAAGCGGCGCGCGAGGCACGCTAG
- a CDS encoding MFS transporter encodes MNSVSMTGVRKAKLSRTQLIVAATIGNALEFFDFTVYSFFALTIGKLFFPTMSSYGQLLASVATFGVGFVMRPLGGIVIGAYADRAGRKPAMTLTIFMMALGCMLIGLAPTYAQIGVAAPVLIVFARLLQGFSAGGEVGASTTLLIEAGTPANRGLLGSFQFASQGIGVSLGALMAGLLTTFLTPDALLAWGWRVPFLMGVAIAPIGMWIRRRLDEQLPEQASVVRMPVLAVLRDHWRRAALGILLTIGSTVTAYVVTFYMPTYAIHELKVPAPTALLAGLVSGVVTFVVGPLSGLLCDRFSRRTLIFWPRVGVLLLIYPAFLWLTSGPDAARLLITVGGLSVLLALQAAPSITMLPEMFPRAVRATGMAIVYGIGVAIFGGFAQTVATWLVKSTGNLLAPAWYVMACVAISCLALPFIRDLTGKPLED; translated from the coding sequence GACCGGAGTGCGCAAGGCCAAACTGAGCCGCACGCAGTTGATCGTCGCCGCGACGATCGGCAATGCGCTCGAGTTCTTCGATTTCACCGTCTACAGCTTCTTCGCGCTGACCATCGGCAAGCTGTTCTTTCCCACCATGTCGAGCTACGGGCAGTTGCTCGCTTCGGTGGCGACCTTCGGCGTGGGCTTTGTCATGCGGCCGCTGGGCGGCATCGTGATCGGCGCCTATGCCGACCGCGCCGGCCGCAAACCTGCCATGACGCTCACGATCTTCATGATGGCGCTGGGCTGCATGCTGATCGGCCTCGCGCCCACCTATGCGCAGATCGGCGTGGCCGCGCCGGTCTTGATCGTGTTCGCGCGTTTGCTGCAGGGCTTTTCCGCGGGCGGCGAAGTGGGCGCTTCCACCACGCTGCTGATCGAGGCGGGCACGCCAGCGAATCGCGGGCTGCTCGGCAGTTTCCAGTTTGCGAGCCAGGGCATCGGCGTTTCGCTCGGCGCGCTGATGGCAGGACTCCTGACGACTTTCCTCACGCCCGACGCGCTGCTCGCCTGGGGCTGGCGCGTGCCCTTCCTCATGGGTGTAGCGATTGCCCCGATCGGCATGTGGATTCGCCGGCGCCTCGACGAACAGTTGCCGGAGCAGGCGAGCGTGGTGCGCATGCCGGTGCTCGCCGTGCTGCGCGACCACTGGCGGCGCGCGGCGCTCGGCATCCTGCTGACGATCGGCTCCACGGTTACGGCCTACGTAGTCACGTTCTATATGCCGACCTATGCGATCCACGAACTGAAGGTGCCCGCGCCGACGGCCTTGCTTGCCGGGCTGGTCTCGGGCGTCGTGACCTTCGTGGTCGGCCCGCTTTCGGGGTTGCTCTGCGATCGTTTCAGCCGCCGCACGCTGATCTTCTGGCCGCGCGTGGGTGTCTTGCTGCTGATCTATCCGGCGTTTCTCTGGCTGACGAGCGGGCCGGACGCCGCGCGCCTCCTGATCACCGTGGGCGGCCTGAGCGTGCTGCTCGCGCTGCAGGCCGCGCCTTCCATCACGATGCTGCCGGAGATGTTTCCGCGCGCCGTGCGCGCGACCGGCATGGCGATCGTCTACGGCATCGGCGTGGCGATTTTCGGCGGCTTCGCGCAGACGGTTGCCACCTGGCTCGTGAAGAGCACGGGCAATCTGCTCGCGCCCGCGTGGTACGTGATGGCGTGCGTGGCGATTTCGTGCCTTGCGCTGCCGTTCATTCGCGACCTCACGGGCAAGCCGCTCGAGGATTGA